In Cystobacter ferrugineus, the following proteins share a genomic window:
- a CDS encoding response regulator, with amino-acid sequence MARLLIVEDHPELASLMVAAAESRGHEATAVHTGEAALALVRPQAFEVAVVDLLLPDMRGSAVLSVLRDNAIPAIAVSGVFKGDRFAREATEVYGARAFFEKPFELLHLLEFVEQLCGLESPPPAPPSDDESDEVVVFEDATLMELDDEPGYAVTSEDEPLFVSPEPSPPVVEGLTVIEEVEDPLSDERPLPPPLPPAPPPFYVESAPAFVRETPITLRTVELAGLVDLSSLESPEAREPLAPEEPPEEELQELETLDPEDEEPPPTSSVPAEELQSLEELGPYEAPPPTPTISAEELQALEALGPDEAPPPTPAISAEELQALDALGPDEAPPPTPVVSAEELQALEALGPAEEPPSTSVVSAEELQALEALGPSEEPPTPESSGEPLEPEPGLALPFGEREKVWSKTPSTAPRTRAPPAWSLSGNLKDTSIPRLLNAYYEARHSGELKLRQGTTQKVIYFEAGRPVYAASNLAQERFLRFCVRRGVVSEAQAQAAFALAREQNLRSSEALARLGFVDARRRQQVLEEQVKEVIWSTFPWTEGAYGFSALRPPSAGRVALSLFPGDLILEGIQRTEPLVALRQHMPRSRRLFPSAAPPYALHELKLKGQQALLLAYADGTKTVEDLLTVTELPEREGLATLRGLELLGVLEERREEPGSRRRISFGL; translated from the coding sequence ATGGCGCGACTGCTGATCGTCGAGGATCACCCCGAGCTGGCTTCCCTCATGGTCGCCGCGGCCGAGAGCCGCGGCCATGAGGCCACGGCCGTCCATACCGGCGAAGCCGCGCTGGCCCTCGTGCGTCCGCAGGCCTTCGAGGTGGCCGTGGTGGATCTGCTCCTGCCCGACATGCGGGGCAGCGCCGTGCTCTCCGTCCTCCGGGACAACGCCATTCCCGCCATCGCCGTCAGCGGCGTCTTCAAGGGCGATCGCTTCGCCCGCGAGGCCACCGAGGTGTACGGCGCGCGCGCCTTCTTCGAGAAGCCCTTCGAGCTGCTGCACCTGCTGGAGTTCGTCGAGCAGCTCTGCGGCCTGGAGAGCCCCCCGCCCGCTCCGCCCTCCGACGACGAGTCCGACGAGGTCGTCGTCTTCGAGGACGCCACGCTCATGGAGCTGGATGACGAGCCGGGTTATGCCGTCACCTCGGAGGATGAGCCCCTCTTCGTGTCTCCCGAGCCCTCGCCTCCCGTGGTCGAGGGGCTCACCGTCATCGAGGAGGTGGAGGATCCGCTGAGCGACGAGCGCCCCCTTCCTCCGCCGCTCCCTCCCGCTCCGCCCCCCTTCTACGTGGAGTCGGCACCCGCGTTCGTCCGGGAGACGCCCATCACCCTCAGGACGGTGGAGCTCGCGGGGCTCGTGGATCTCTCCTCGCTCGAGTCCCCCGAGGCGCGAGAACCCCTCGCCCCGGAGGAGCCGCCCGAAGAGGAACTGCAGGAGCTGGAGACGCTCGACCCGGAGGACGAGGAGCCTCCTCCGACGTCCTCCGTCCCCGCCGAGGAGCTTCAGTCGCTCGAGGAACTCGGGCCGTACGAGGCCCCCCCCCCGACGCCCACCATCTCCGCCGAGGAGCTCCAGGCCCTGGAGGCGCTCGGGCCGGACGAGGCGCCTCCTCCGACACCCGCAATCTCCGCCGAGGAGCTCCAGGCCCTGGATGCACTCGGGCCGGACGAGGCGCCCCCTCCGACGCCCGTCGTCTCCGCCGAGGAGCTCCAGGCCCTGGAGGCGCTCGGACCCGCCGAGGAGCCGCCCTCCACGTCCGTCGTCTCCGCCGAGGAGCTTCAGGCCCTGGAGGCACTTGGACCCTCCGAGGAGCCGCCCACCCCCGAGTCCTCCGGCGAGCCGCTGGAGCCCGAGCCCGGACTCGCCCTGCCCTTCGGGGAGCGCGAGAAGGTGTGGAGCAAGACACCCAGCACCGCGCCCCGGACGCGCGCCCCTCCCGCCTGGTCGCTCTCCGGAAATCTCAAGGACACCAGCATCCCCCGCCTGCTCAACGCCTACTACGAGGCGCGCCACAGCGGAGAGCTCAAGCTGCGCCAGGGCACCACCCAGAAAGTCATCTACTTCGAGGCTGGCCGGCCGGTGTACGCCGCCTCCAACCTCGCCCAGGAGCGCTTCCTGCGCTTCTGCGTCCGCCGCGGCGTGGTGAGCGAGGCCCAGGCCCAGGCGGCGTTCGCGCTCGCCCGGGAACAGAACCTGCGCTCCAGCGAGGCGCTCGCGCGGCTGGGGTTCGTGGACGCGCGGCGGCGCCAGCAGGTGCTCGAGGAGCAGGTGAAGGAGGTGATCTGGTCCACCTTCCCGTGGACGGAAGGCGCCTATGGCTTCAGCGCCCTGCGTCCCCCCAGCGCGGGACGGGTGGCCCTGTCTCTCTTCCCCGGCGATCTCATCCTCGAGGGCATCCAGCGCACCGAGCCCCTGGTGGCGCTGCGCCAGCACATGCCGCGCTCCCGCCGGCTCTTCCCCTCGGCCGCGCCCCCCTACGCCCTGCACGAGCTGAAGTTGAAGGGACAGCAGGCCCTGCTGCTGGCGTACGCGGACGGAACCAAGACGGTGGAGGACCTGCTCACCGTCACGGAGCTGCCCGAGCGCGAGGGGCTCGCCACCCTGCGGGGCCTGGAGCTGCTCGGCGTCCTGGAGGAGCGGCGCGAGGAGCCCGGCAGCCGCCGCCGCATCAGCTTCGGGCTGTAG
- a CDS encoding flagellar motor protein encodes MRRGLLLGAAVGVLAGPDTAWAQLARQESPELAAAITGRVCRDEDADGRCAPGEPGLPGIRLVLASGREVRTDAQGRYHFTQVDARSLDATGGLHLRPGRQRLRLDTRSLPAGGVPSPEAVTLEVPWAAGVLQDFAVRLQGETPPALQLAYDASPPAARGVPGGVEFLLAGHVEPHEEVTVGGVSASVDDRGGWRARVQLVPGENVLRLVVRGTEGVLRLFQQRVDVVPREGSVLVIPRAPEPRGVLRLPGSKERPPASGPASLKAEFPPGTRVRSSGGEVMVGGDGSALLPLELAPGRNPVVLEVQPPGEPAWTMTVPVEAVRQDFAVALLDVEATYSPATGGVRLRGRGSAHVEAYRGPFSLVGELDVRDTDVDALRGRPLVDALRPLLPRLDRVPDPDWVLPEWGDTSVGLTPNPAESRLRLELRHDALGRVGLGTYRARWEEGEVGRYHRPLFGPYAELAVELGPVRAGVTGFAGGLADPLRDVAAQPAYEELRATGGSLYYLGSVPMAEGSEVVRVELRDGLTGLPLAEQHLVRHRDYDIDYVAGRILLARPLSFVSGEALLSAAAPTAAPEPVLCVEYAVLRYGAPTDAVGGEAWAEWKGGRVSVSAVREPRQGRAYQLLTGHARTTLGAYTLLAEVARSQGAAVPPESFGVSDDGGLSFLRPSPTWVPAGGDALSLRVRGPGLFGRGSVDAAFRRRTAGFSDGTHADLQSSRQLSLRAVQPLGPWRLTLLGDDRLTADPRRPFEPGEVGARTLGLGLGYEWERWGVSAQVRDARLRASVLPGEDTPLEGGRTSVGLEGHYRVNDWLRVSASHQQTVGLHGEGLGRVADTFAAVGADVTAGDATLGVRGGWGPELGPLAWVRGGWKRGDDVYYGGYSVDVDGPDFGARRMVSGASTQLADGTSVFVEDVASHDTQGMHLARAVGFQRTLFGALDLSARYERGVRGVLDVPDTLRRDAAGVSGQLVLERLRLGGHLELRYERGMPGRGATAPVDRLQTVAMLAAEARLREDLSLSGRMNFSRTGEREGGRMEARLLEGYAALSWRPGPFTVVARYGITRELFPGERAVFGERVQQILSLLPAMRLGDRLALAAGLHVSRSNRGEVAIWVFTGSLRPSVRVVGGLEVAVEGAGRSVSTDHESLGSLRGEIAWRVDDRIRVGLGYTLLGFTGVDLSQEAQNESDRLYLRAEFAY; translated from the coding sequence TTGAGGCGGGGGTTGCTGCTCGGCGCGGCGGTGGGCGTGCTGGCGGGGCCGGACACCGCCTGGGCGCAGCTCGCGCGGCAGGAGTCTCCAGAGCTGGCGGCGGCCATCACCGGGCGCGTGTGTCGCGACGAGGACGCGGATGGGCGGTGTGCCCCCGGCGAGCCGGGTCTGCCCGGTATCCGCCTCGTGCTGGCCTCGGGCCGCGAGGTGCGCACGGACGCCCAGGGCCGCTACCACTTCACCCAGGTGGACGCGCGGAGCCTGGACGCGACGGGGGGCCTGCACCTGCGTCCCGGCCGTCAGCGGCTGCGCCTGGACACGCGCTCCCTGCCCGCCGGCGGCGTGCCCTCGCCCGAGGCCGTCACGCTCGAGGTGCCCTGGGCCGCCGGGGTGCTCCAGGACTTCGCGGTGCGCCTCCAGGGCGAGACGCCCCCCGCGCTGCAGCTCGCCTATGACGCGTCACCGCCCGCCGCGCGGGGCGTGCCGGGTGGGGTGGAGTTCCTCCTGGCGGGCCACGTGGAGCCGCACGAGGAGGTGACGGTCGGCGGTGTGAGCGCGAGCGTGGACGACCGGGGCGGCTGGCGCGCCCGCGTCCAACTGGTGCCCGGGGAGAACGTGTTGCGGCTCGTGGTGCGCGGCACCGAGGGCGTGCTGCGCCTCTTCCAACAGCGCGTCGATGTGGTGCCCCGCGAGGGCAGCGTGCTCGTCATCCCCCGCGCGCCCGAGCCCCGCGGCGTGCTGCGGCTGCCGGGAAGCAAGGAGCGTCCACCGGCCAGTGGCCCCGCGTCGTTGAAGGCCGAGTTTCCCCCGGGCACGCGCGTGCGCTCGTCCGGGGGCGAGGTGATGGTGGGCGGTGATGGCTCCGCGCTGCTGCCCCTGGAGCTCGCCCCTGGCCGCAATCCCGTCGTCCTGGAGGTGCAACCGCCCGGCGAGCCCGCCTGGACGATGACGGTGCCCGTGGAGGCGGTGCGGCAGGACTTCGCGGTGGCCCTGTTGGACGTGGAGGCCACGTACTCTCCGGCCACGGGGGGCGTGCGCCTGCGTGGACGGGGCTCGGCCCATGTGGAGGCGTACCGGGGGCCCTTCTCCCTGGTGGGCGAACTGGACGTGCGCGACACGGACGTGGACGCCTTGCGCGGGCGCCCGCTGGTGGATGCGCTGCGCCCCCTGCTTCCCCGGTTGGACCGGGTGCCGGATCCGGACTGGGTGCTGCCCGAGTGGGGAGATACCTCCGTGGGCCTCACTCCCAATCCAGCCGAGAGCCGCCTGCGGCTGGAGCTGCGTCATGACGCCCTGGGCCGCGTGGGCCTGGGCACGTACCGGGCCCGCTGGGAGGAGGGCGAGGTGGGCCGCTACCACCGTCCCCTGTTCGGCCCCTACGCGGAGCTGGCGGTGGAGCTGGGCCCGGTGCGCGCGGGTGTGACGGGCTTCGCCGGAGGGCTCGCGGATCCCCTGCGCGACGTCGCCGCCCAACCCGCGTACGAGGAGCTGCGCGCCACCGGCGGCAGTCTCTACTACCTGGGCTCGGTGCCCATGGCCGAGGGCTCCGAGGTGGTGCGCGTGGAGCTGCGCGATGGGCTCACCGGCCTGCCGCTCGCCGAGCAGCACCTGGTGCGGCACCGGGACTACGACATCGACTACGTGGCGGGGCGCATCCTCCTGGCGCGGCCGTTGTCCTTCGTGTCGGGCGAGGCACTGCTGAGCGCCGCCGCCCCGACGGCCGCGCCGGAGCCCGTGCTGTGCGTGGAGTACGCGGTGCTGCGCTACGGGGCGCCCACGGACGCGGTGGGCGGCGAGGCCTGGGCCGAGTGGAAGGGCGGACGGGTGTCCGTGTCGGCCGTGCGCGAGCCCCGGCAAGGGCGCGCCTATCAACTGCTCACCGGGCATGCGCGCACCACCCTGGGCGCCTACACGCTGCTGGCCGAGGTGGCGCGCAGCCAGGGCGCGGCGGTGCCGCCGGAGTCCTTTGGCGTCTCGGATGATGGAGGGCTGTCCTTCCTCCGGCCCTCGCCGACCTGGGTGCCGGCCGGAGGGGATGCCTTGAGCTTGCGCGTGCGGGGGCCGGGCCTCTTCGGGCGCGGCTCCGTGGACGCGGCCTTCCGCCGGCGCACCGCGGGGTTCTCCGATGGCACCCACGCCGATCTCCAGTCCTCGCGTCAGCTCTCCCTGCGCGCCGTGCAGCCCCTGGGGCCGTGGCGCCTCACGTTGCTCGGGGATGATCGCCTCACGGCGGATCCGCGGCGCCCCTTCGAGCCGGGGGAGGTGGGGGCGCGCACCCTGGGGCTGGGGCTGGGCTACGAGTGGGAGCGGTGGGGCGTGAGCGCGCAAGTGCGCGACGCGCGCCTGCGCGCCAGCGTGTTGCCCGGCGAGGACACCCCGCTCGAGGGAGGGCGGACCTCGGTGGGACTCGAGGGGCACTACCGGGTGAATGACTGGCTGCGGGTGTCGGCCAGCCACCAGCAGACGGTGGGCCTCCACGGCGAGGGACTCGGCCGGGTGGCGGACACCTTCGCGGCGGTGGGCGCGGACGTGACGGCGGGCGACGCCACGCTGGGGGTGCGCGGGGGCTGGGGGCCCGAGCTGGGGCCGCTCGCGTGGGTGCGCGGGGGTTGGAAGCGGGGCGACGACGTCTACTATGGCGGCTATTCGGTGGACGTGGACGGGCCGGACTTCGGTGCGCGCCGCATGGTGAGCGGGGCGAGCACGCAACTGGCGGACGGCACGAGCGTCTTCGTGGAGGACGTCGCCTCCCATGACACCCAGGGCATGCATCTGGCGCGCGCCGTGGGCTTCCAGCGCACCCTCTTCGGCGCCCTGGACCTGAGCGCGCGCTACGAGCGGGGCGTGCGGGGAGTGCTCGACGTGCCGGACACGCTGCGGCGGGACGCGGCCGGAGTGTCCGGACAGCTCGTCCTGGAGCGCCTCCGGTTGGGGGGCCACCTGGAGCTGCGCTACGAGCGGGGCATGCCCGGACGGGGCGCCACCGCGCCGGTGGATCGCCTCCAGACGGTGGCGATGCTCGCCGCGGAGGCCAGGCTGCGCGAGGATCTGTCGCTCTCGGGCCGGATGAACTTCAGCCGCACGGGCGAGCGGGAAGGCGGGCGGATGGAGGCCCGGCTGCTCGAGGGGTACGCCGCCCTGTCCTGGAGGCCAGGGCCCTTCACGGTGGTGGCGCGCTACGGCATCACCCGGGAGCTGTTTCCCGGAGAGCGCGCGGTGTTTGGCGAGCGGGTGCAGCAGATCCTTTCACTCCTGCCGGCCATGCGCCTGGGGGATCGCCTCGCGCTGGCGGCGGGGCTGCACGTGAGCCGCAGCAACCGGGGCGAGGTTGCGATATGGGTATTCACCGGCTCGTTGCGCCCCTCGGTGCGAGTGGTGGGCGGACTGGAAGTGGCGGTGGAGGGCGCGGGGAGGTCGGTGTCGACCGACCATGAATCCTTGGGTTCGCTCCGAGGCGAGATCGCCTGGCGCGTGGATGACCGGATTCGGGTGGGCCTGGGCTACACCCTGCTGGGATTCACCGGAGTGGACTTGTCGCAGGAGGCCCAGAATGAGTCCGACAGGCTCTATCTTCGAGCGGAATTCGCCTACTAG